In Quercus robur chromosome 11, dhQueRobu3.1, whole genome shotgun sequence, the following proteins share a genomic window:
- the LOC126705484 gene encoding vacuolar iron transporter homolog 4-like isoform X1 gives MAAATHNQLSNNSLEIPIYANDIMDSKHCQKIEEGENVDYFQRAQWLRAAVLGANDGLVSVASLMMGVGSVKEDIKPMLLAGFAGLFAGACSMAIGEFVSVYTQRDIEVAQIKRENSMKVGGENEEEGEKENLPNPFQAAFASVLAFSAGAVMPLLAAAFIKPHKVRLGVLILVASLALVVFGIVGAVLGKTPKVKSSIRVLVGGWVAMAITFGLTKLIGSNGLQM, from the coding sequence ATGGCTGCTGCAACTCACAACCAACTCTCAAATAACAGCTTAGAAATTCCTATTTATGCAAATGATATTATGGACTCAAAACATTGCCAGAAGATTGAAGAAGGTGAAAATGTTGACTACTTTCAAAGGGCACAGTGGCTTCGAGCTGCTGTATTGGGAGCCAATGATGGGCTTGTTTCTGTTGCATCGTTAATGATGGGTGTTGGGTCCGTTAAAGAAGACATTAAACCCATGCTCCTTGCTGGTTTTGCAGGTTTATTTGCAGGCGCTTGCAGTATGGCAATTGGGGAGTTTGTGTCTGTGTACACCCAGAGGGACATAGAAGTGGCacaaataaagagagagaactcAATGAAAGTTGGAGGAGAGAATGAAGAAGAGGGTGAGAAGGAGAACCTTCCAAATCCTTTTCAAGCAGCTTTTGCATCAGTCCTTGCATTTTCAGCAGGTGCAGTAATGCCATTATTGGCAGCTGCATTTATAAAGCCACATAAAGTAAGACTGGGTGTCCTAATTTTAGTGGCTAGCTTGGCCCTGGTTGTTTTTGGAATTGTAGGAGCAGTGTTAGGGAAGACTCCAAAGGTGAAGTCTAGCATTAGGGTTCTTGTTGGAGGCTGGGTGGCAATGGCAATCACCTTTGGGCTGACCAAATTAATTGGCTCCAATGGACTGCAAAtgtga
- the LOC126706945 gene encoding uncharacterized protein LOC126706945, with protein sequence MSFLMGLNETYAAVRSQILLMEPVPTLSRVFSLLMQDEKQRKVSAGKKALVDTSAALAAFGSKPGNTKTFVKFKSGRPQCTHCGAMGHVVDKCYKLHGYPPGYKFKNKGGQPFANNVVAAEDHISEPVALTKAQYQQLIGLLNSQCHFGTQAPPEACLADAHQVATIITQPSMDVQAQAFSGLTALEDDWVG encoded by the exons ATGTCATTCTTGATGGGGTTGAATGAGACATATGCAGCTGTCAGAAGTCAAATTCTGCTTATGGAGCCTGTGCCTACCTTGAGCAGAGTGTTCTCTCTTCTAATGCAAGATGAGAAGCAGAGAAAAGTAAGTGCTGGGAAGAAGGCTTTGGTTGATACTTCAGCAGCTTTAGCAGCTTTTGGGTCTAAACCTGGCAATACCAAGACATTTGTTAAGTTCAAGAGTGGCAGGCCACAATGCACTCATTGTGGAGCCATGGGGCATGTTGTTGACAAGTGCTACAAGCTACATGGATATCCTCCTGGATATAAGTTCAAAAACAAAGGTGGTCAACCTTTTGCAAACAATGTTGTTGCTGCTGAAGATCATATAAGTGAACCCGTGGCTCTGACCAAGGCTCAATATCAGCAATTGATTGGTCTATTGAACTCTCAATGCCACTTTGGCACTCAAGCACCACCAGAGGCATGTTTGGCAGATGCTCATCAAGTTGCCACCATCATTACTCAGCCTTCAATGGATGTTCAAGCCCAAGCCTTCTCAG GACTTACTGCATTGGAAGATGATTGGGTTGGGTAA
- the LOC126707099 gene encoding vacuolar iron transporter homolog 4-like: MAAATPNQLSNNSVEIPIHANEIMDSKHCQKIEEGDNVNYFQRAQWLRAAVLGANDGLVSVASLMMGVGSVKEDIKPMLLAGFAGLFAGACSMAIGEFVSVYTQRDIEVAQIKRENSMKVGGENEEEGEKENLPNPFLAAFASALAFSVGAVMPLLAAAFIKPHKVRLGVLVLVASLALVVFGIVGAMLGKTPKVKSSIRVLVGGWMAMAITFGLTKLIGSNGLQM, from the coding sequence ATGGCTGCTGCAACTCCCAACCAACTCTCAAATAACAGCGTAGAAATTCCTATTCATGCAAACGAAATTATGGACTCAAAACATTGCCAGAAGATTGAAGAAGGTGACAATGTTAACTACTTTCAAAGGGCACAGTGGCTTCGAGCTGCTGTATTGGGAGCCAATGATGGGCTTGTTTCTGTTGCATCGTTAATGATGGGTGTTGGGTCCGTTAAAGAAGACATTAAACCCATGCTCCTTGCTGGTTTTGCAGGTTTATTTGCAGGGGCTTGCAGTATGGCAATTGGGGAGTTTGTGTCTGTGTACACCCAGAGGGACATAGAAGTGGCacaaataaagagagagaactcAATGAAAGTTGGTGGAGAGAATGAAGAAGAGGGTGAGAAGGAGAACCTTCCAAATCCTTTTCTAGCGGCTTTTGCATCAGCCCTTGCATTTTCAGTAGGGGCAGTAATGCCATTATTGGCAGCTGCATTTATAAAGCCACATAAAGTAAGACTGGGTGTCCTAGTTTTAGTGGCTAGCTTGGCCCTGGTTGTTTTTGGAATTGTAGGAGCAATGTTAGGGAAGACTCCAAAGGTGAAGTCTAGCATTAGGGTTCTTGTTGGAGGCTGGATGGCAATGGCAATCACCTTTGGGCTGACCAAATTAATTGGCTCCAATGGACTACAAAtgtga